The Branchiostoma floridae strain S238N-H82 chromosome 18, Bfl_VNyyK, whole genome shotgun sequence DNA window ATAACAGTTACTGAACCATCCCTCACCCGTTCATGCTGTGAGTCCTCCCTACACAACAGTTATTGAACCATCCCTCACCCGTTCGTGCTGTGCGTCTATCGGACATTCCTCCATGCCCAGCAGGACCAGCATGTTCTCTACCCGGTTGTTCTCTGCTGCCACCATCAGAAGTGTTGATCCTGTCATGTCCGTTACAAACAGGTCTCTCCGAGTCAGGTCCTTTCCCAGCAACTGGCCCTGGAGATTtttaaataataataatcttataTCAgttgtatttgcagccagtaggtacccactgtgttgagtaatgaggctgaatAATGACGTGGTTGAGGCACCTCTTCGagcacgggacctccattttacatcCTCCCGGAAGACAATTTCGTGGAATAAAGTTGTAGAAAACTTTGAAAACCTTTAAACCTCTAATTAACCTCAAAATGATGTACACTACCAAATACACCATGTATCTGGTATAAGCATAGATACATAAAAGATACAGTCATGTAATTCTGAATAGCttgtccctctctctctctctctctctcttcatataattatatatgtattatgtaAGGCAAGGCAGTCTTaccgagaacttaaaaccaagcgaacgcaaacatttttacattacTTTAACATAACAGTaagtgactacagtgtatggcactatcgcgaactgaaaaccaccgcaaacactccactttcccgcttACGCGAAATCAAATGCCTGCaagcttaaatgcatttgcagtaccTCTTGCACCAAGTGCCGATAGTACCAACATCTCTCCTTTTTGACCCAATGATCATAAGAATCACTCTACAAACTATATTAAGTGGATTAGCACCCATGTACTGTGGTTACCTCTTGCACCAAGTGCCGATAGTACCGACATCTCTCCGTCCTTTTTGAGCCGATGATCTCTGTGCAGTCTGCCGCGTCGTACCTCTTGGCCACATCGTCTGGTCTGAGGCCGTTATAACTCTCCAAGTTGACGTCCGCCCCGCGCTTCAACAGGCAACTGTGGTGGGCAAAGGCAACAGAAAAATTCAGGTATGTACAGTccagatttttccattgagtgagattttgatatacatgtcactttttacagtcatgacataaATCAAtgatcaacaaagaaaaatagaggcaataataagaattccattacTGGccatgaaaatgcatataaaaatgacctttgaattttgggcaagtgaaaaattggtttgggcaagtacattttctatgtgcttccctgtccttggtgctgattgactCTCACAGAAGAAAATGCCCATTTTATAGTTCGAGGGGGCAAACATTGGCAGATcttcatggaagctcatctgtgttggtagtaatcatagtaaaatgctaaactttcttccaactcaaaggtacacacggatcaaattttcaacaaccgctgttgccttcttcaggatcaatattgATGagcaatcacttcagaacgtaaactcacCAGAGTtccagacacgtgatcttattcaCACTTTTTAAATCTTATCGGCAGATCTACACAGCCTAGAAAGTAAGGATGACAACTGTACCTGACGATGTCCATGTAGTTGTGGGAGGCAGCATAGTGCAGGGGGGTCCATCCACGCACCAGGTCACACTTGTTAGGGTCAGCTCCCAGGATGCAGATCAACACCTGGACAGAatgcaacaacaaaatacagaatGAAGGATCATGTACAACAAAAATGCTTTATTGATATTAATCTTGTGTTGCCTAGTGGTACATTGGAACATGtgagcaagtttccttgcagtttCTGTAGTGGGGTAtactagcccttcccctttaactgCTCACCTCCTCTAAAACAGAGGACTCTTTTTTTATGCCCCCTCtcaaagacaggtgcagccccaaacAAAATGACCTACCTAGGATTGAACCAGATTGTTACACCAGATTGTACAATGCATAAGGTCCAAAACAgagtactgcaaatgcatttaagttcgcggggatttaatttcgcggtagcgggaaaagggacttttcgcggtggatttaagttcggggtaacaccatagactgcagtctaataccacagtagaaaaatgttcgcggtggttttaagttcgcggtgaagtggtcagcgcaaaaaccgtgaacattaatccaccgcgacagtttctgcattcacagtattaCAATGAAATGaagactcatctgtgttggtggaaTTTCCACATTAATCTATTTATATTTGTATTAAATATTTTATTCATTACGTACCTCAACAGTGATGGCATGCCCCAGGTCCGCAGCTAAGCAGAGTGGAGTGAGACCTTTGCCGTTGTAAGCATTGACATCGGCACCCTGAATACACACCAGGGTCATCAACAGGTCAAGCTGGTCAACCCCTGGGTACAGGTATTGGAGAACATATTGTTAAGGGTGATGTCCAAATATGGAAGAACATGTTAGGGTGATGTCCAAATATGGAAGAACATGTTAGGATGATGACCAAATATGGAAGAACATGTTAGGATGATGTCCAAATATGGAAGAACATGTTATGGTGATGTCCAAATATGGAAGAACATGTTAGGATGATGTCCAAATATGGATGTCTATGTTGTCATGGGTAACATCCATATTTGGAGGAACATGTTGTCAAGGGTAACATCCAAGATACGTGACTATATACAATATCTTGAAATAACCTGtcaaattgtgtttttttttttcatattggcACTCACAAAGTTTTGTGTGCTTGTTTTCTAATGTGAAAAAGTGTCATAAGTAAACAGCTTACCCCCTGCAGCTGCAATGTGGATGAGTAAGTCTCCCTCTGCACTTTTCTCATTGTTCACATCAAACTCCATTGTCTGCAGAACAAAACATCATCAATAATTAGAGTCCAGATTCCAGACAAACATTATGGACTATGGATgattgttcagcaccatggacagactTGGTCCCTGCATGGATAAAAACTCTACATAACCAATCtttgagctacatgtatgaattaCTACTTAACTACTTAAACTGCACAACTACAAGGTGGCTTAGAACATACAGACAGGTTCAAATCGTGGCATGCTCAATTCTTTGCTACATGGGAAAggaactttgcacaactttcctcactccacccaggagAGTAAAAATGGGCATCTGATGACTTTGCTAGGGGAGGTTAAAGGCAGTGGATGGACAGTATGGCTTGTTTCACAGTTTAATTGTATTTTATCTACCCCTCCTAGATCATTGCTGTAGGTCTGCAAATGGAATAGTATGGCCTGTATCATAAATGCAATAGGCAGGGAGGGAAACTTTAATATGACTGTATTAACTtaataaaactgagtgcaccaaggcatacgCCTGGTCCTCGGGccttgttttcattatgtttttccagtcaAGCATGTACTTCTtaaatccgtgaaccaacaaattaaattgttgtggccttaccTGTAGTTTGATCTGCAGCTCATCGTTTTTCAGCCAAACACAATGCTTCACCACTATTTTTCTAAATCATAAGTACTCAGTAGATTTGCTAGTGGAAAAGTATGGCTTGTATCACGGTTTAATTCTAGTTTAATCTGCCCCTCCTAAATCATTGCTGTAGGTTTGCTTTTGGAAAAGTAATATGGCTTCACGGTTTACCTGTAGTTTGATCTGCAGTTCGTCGTAGTGCCCCTCCTCTGCCAGGGAGAAGATGTCTTGTTTCTGCTGCACGCTGACGTAGGCGACGGACTTCTTCCTGGGGGAGGGCTGGGCGACCGCCTGCATGGCGGACTTGAAGGGCTGTAGGATCTTACGGGTCTTGGGGCAGTAGCAGACCTGGTCGGCTGTGCGTCCTGAAATTTAAACTCACAGTGTTACAAATTGCATTTGATAAGTCTATCCACCACTCATAATAAGCGGCCTTTCACAGTgatcagaatgcatgtgcgCTGACAGGAATTGTAGatcatacatgtaacgctagttcacctttatccacggggtaacccgTGTTTACCCAaacggtattaagggatatcaagtccacggacggtggtttcaaattgtaaattaatatgttcaaactattgtagtttgaaactatcgtctgtcaacttgatatccctaaatacctgtTTtataaagcaacggatataggttaccttgcgaataaaggtgaactagcgttatgtcaaaggtaaaggcaaaGAATAATTCTTGAGATGTTTTCGAAGAAAGGTTTCAATCTGGAACAAATGTTCCCTGAAAAgtaaatgtttaaaaatgatattGCTAACCTACCATTTCTGTCCTGTGCCTTGAGATTGACCCCTACGGAGGTCAAATAACTGACAGCTTCGGGATTCTGGGCAACGCAGGCCAGATGCATCATGGTCCCTCCAAGTGGTTCAAATCTCTGGTCCGGACCTGCAACAACAGAGTAATACAGTTGTATGATCAATGTAGAAAACAACAGTCTTAGACTATTTGTATATCTTTCTCTTAAGACATCTTTCTATTCTTTGAATTGCACAAAGGATTCAAATGGTCATTTGGAGTAGTTTTCTAGATAAGATGATTTCAATACAAATTTCAGCATACTTCTTTCAATTCCTGTTACTGCTATGTGATTCATATGGCAGTGTTTTCTTGGGGCCCCCTTGGATCAACAAGGTCTCACGAAATTTTGTCAATCAAATAAACAGATGAATAATTGGTAGAAGAATCTTTTAATAGTGTCCCCAATAAAACTTTTGGAACGTCCCTTTTTTGCTAGCAGGCCAATCATTGGCCAGTGAGGCAGTGACCCAATTATGTTcctgaaaatttgcataaatttttgGAATGGCCCTTTTTTTGTTAGCAGGCCAGGCATTGGCCAGTGAGGCAGTGACCCAATTATGTTcctgaaaatttgcataaaacgttTAGAACATCCCTTTTTTTGTTAGCTGCTGAGGCCAATTATTAAAATAGGCCAGTGAGGCAGTGACCAAACGTTCAtaaaaaatttgcataaaacttCTACAAAGGCCCTTTTTTGTTAGCAGGCCAGCCATTGGCCAGTGAGGCAGTGACCCAATGTTcctgaaaatttgcataaaacttCTCCAAAGGCCCTTTTTTGTTAGCAGGCCAACCATTGGTCAGTCAGGCAGTGACCCAATGTTCCTGAAAATTTGCATGACAAGGTGAGATACTTAACACCCTCCAGATCTCCTGAGCTACTGATGCAAGACAGGTGTCCTACATACAGGCCACACAAATATTGACTGTCTCCCATTCTGTTATAGCTACCCCAGGCtttttgcaaacaaaaacaactcctGTGGCACTACATAAGATGTATTAAACTTTTGCAAATCCCCCCAAAAAACTGTTGCGAACTATTACTTAGTTGAACTATCAAACAATCCTAACacacatgtaacgctagttcacctttatccgtgggataacttatatccattgttaaaaaaaatggtatataGGGATAAGTCGACGGACTGTGGCTCTAAATTACAATAAagacatgtattttcaaaataaaacagtttaaaaccaccgtcggTCGCTCCCTAATTACTGTCTTTTTGAacgcaacggatataggttatcccacgaataaaggtgaactagcgttacatcctAATAACAACAAATCATAAACAACTATACAGTGTCTTCTAGTCTACAAGCCGATGTTGGTTTGCCTCAGAAACAGTCAGCTAGTTACAACTTACAGCATTTACTTGAGGATTAGAATTTGCCTTCTAGTATTTGTACATAACAACTATTGAAGCTGTCCTGCCGATGATTTTTTGGTCAGACATACCACACAAATATTGACTGTCTCCCATTCTGTTACAGCTGGTTGAGTTAGCACAACCCTGGCTTTTTGGAGATGGACTGTGGCTCTAAGATGTATTTTGCAAACATTCATAAAACCTAGCATTGAAACCAGTTGACAAATATCAAACAATactaacacacaaacaaacaactacaacGAATCATGAATAGAGGCAATTTTTCAATCTACAAGAAGATGGTGGATTGTTCAAGAAACAGTAGAGACTAGAATTTGTCTATCAGTCTGTCCATAACAATTATTGAAGCTTTGGTGATGGATCTAAGACATCAATgatccaggtaataatatacccaaataacagttactaaagcaactgcATATCCTAAGCATTGAACTATTGATTCAGAAGCTGTCCTTGGACAGAAATATACCTGCTACAGCTCAACACTTAAAACTCAGCACGTAACTGTTTACCCGGTAGTTCCCATTGCATCGAAAGTAATTGATTTATTATGCACTGAGGAAGATGACACATGATTGTTGAAATGTTGCCATGAGGCCTGAacttgttgtcattgttgttgtaacagttgttgaataaaccagtctactacttcatgtaacattagttcacctttattcgtggggtgatctatatccgttgttcatCTTTAAAAtgaggatatttagggatatcaagtcaaaagACTGAGCTTTAAAATTgtactatacattgtattttcaaaTCATGCAGTTCGAAACCGCCGGCCAATCTGATAGCCCTTACACACTGTCttataaaaaacggatataggttaccctgtggataaagataaactagcgttacatagtACTACTCACCGATGATTTTTTGCTCTACCAGCGCCTTCAACACTCGAACAGGCCCGCACCTCAGCACCAGTTTGCACAGATACAGCACGGCTCCTTGTAGTGATGTGTTGGTGTGGATTTCTCCCACCAGGatgcttttgaaaaaatgccattgataatgtaatagaCCAcgtaatttcgctcaaaacataagatttaggcccttttgagtgTAATGCGCATCATATGAACTTTGCAATCAAAAATCATGGAAAGGTGGGGAAAACagttatttttgcttgtaaacatcatTATTAAGTCTATTCTACCTACTTATAAAAGTCTAAAACAGTGAAAGAAAGACTTTGATATAttagtagtctgtgtaacacaaactctgctgtccgggtctgtaactggcccctccccaccctAGGAGGCTGGCGGATGCTGCGTGGgttgctataagcgagatttaatcaggctaatgtaCTAGATCCTGTAATTTTGCTCAAAACATACCGCAAGTGGTCGCCGTCGGGCCACAGCGAGCCAAAGTCCACCAGCGAGCGCCCGTGTTGGAAGGAGTGGAAGGTCAGCCGAGGTCGCCAGAACGTGTTACAGATGGACTCTTCCGGGCTCACCCTCTGTGGATGGACTGCTCCTGGGAATAGGGGAGGGGACCGGtcacgctagttcacctttagccGTGGGGTAGCCTACATATCCGTTGTTCTTACAAACCTGACATTTAGTGGTATCAACATGACGGACTGtcacagtggtttcaaactgcacttATTTTTATTAAGTTAATGTAATTTGCAAACACTGTCAGTCGACTAACTATCCTgttctttaaaacaatggataaaggttagcCCCACCggcgcggataaaggtgaactggtgttacagaaaatttatgtacaggtacaatccatgtccagaggatcaggtccaggtatggacctgggcaatactcaaaacaatggtccatttcgctacaaagatatctgtttgatggagtatgcTACATTGTAGTATCCTCACATAAACATtatgctaactgcctctgttaagttaCACCAAGTTTGACTAGAAACTTGACTAtcaactctacttcactcttgctATTAAAGCCTCAAAACACATTAACGCCTGCCACTGAAGTGCTGATATAATCTGTTTTataatctttttattttcattttctaatcggtccaacatccgatccactgaatttttttcaggtttggTTTTTcgggaccggtccaacaagagaaaacatttttgtactggtacctGGGAAGGATTCGGACTGGGTGCTGCTTTCCATGCTTGAGGTGATGGTACAGTACGAACTCGAGGAGGTGGTCAGTTCTGGGTTGACAAACAGGTGCGAACTTGGCCGCATGGTCTGCATGTTTGGACCGTGGGCAAACGCTAGAATTTTGTGGcacaaaaggaaaagaaaattgaGTGAGCTAGGACAGAAAAATTCAACAAGAACCGTTGACATGGTACACTTGTATTTATAAACAGAGCTCTATATAGTGAAGAACAAATCTCGAAAGTAAAGCAAACAGGAAATTTCTGTGATAGGCTCAAGGAGGCGTTTAGCTCAGGGTTGACAAACAGGTGCGAACTTGGCCGCATGGTCTGCATGTTTGGGCCGTGGGCGAATGCTAAAATTTTGTAGcacaaaaggaaaagaaaattgaGTTAGCAAAGACAGGAAaatcaaaaaacaaaacaatttaaaAACAGTCCACTAGTGAAGAACAAATCTTGAAAGTAttacaagaaaacagaaaatttcTGTGGTAACTTTCAGTTGATAAGTCAGTACATGCAACAGCAGTCTTGATGTTACAAAACACTAAGTATATATTATGGTTGCCATTGTTCAAAAGGATGGACTGACTTGACTACCTTAGCCTCTACAATGGAGTCATCCAAAATGGTTCAAGTCTATTGCACAACTTGTCTTCCTGGTTGAAGTGACTTCTTGGGATCTGAAAAACATAATAAAGACAACCTAAAGTTACACTTACTCATTAATATAATTCGTTTACTTACCCAGGCAAAACATGTCTGTTCTTGATGCTGAATAAAACGACTTGGAAAAACGTTTGAAACAGTTCCGAAGAGCTCGTCCATGTGTGCTGGTCGGCAAAGAGACTGTATTGTGGTATGACTGAGGTACGCTGTCTGCGTGCGTAAGCAGTCAGGAAAACTGCGAAGCACACATTATGACAACGTGACTGCACGCCCGAGAGGCCTTTCTCAGAAAGAATTTGGGTCAACACCCTCAGCATGTCAAAGTAAACAACTCCCAGGCAAACAAGTATTCATCTCAAGGTGGGGTGTCCGTGCATGCGTAACATTGGCCTGGGTTACCGCAGGGTAATCCTCTCACATGTCTCGCGGGTTACCACAGGTCAGTCTAAGGATTATGTCAGATAATCCTAAAAAACAGACGCTGTTATGAAATGGTGTTCTCAAAGCTAAAAGGCAGTTGGATGACGGAGGCTTTCTTTGCAAAATATTTAGGATGCGTTTGGAGAGATGATGGTGACGTCAGCAAACTGTCTGGCATGGTGAAGCGGCGCCAGCGTTATGACCGATGGCTGGGAGTCACATCACACTCAGCATCACAAGGAAAACTTAACAGGCTGCTTCATGAAATATTGTTAGAAATGACTTCGTGGCCATATCACAACTTCAGGCCTAGACTTGCTAGAGTTTgaaatactatttttttttcctcatgAGTAATATTACATGAAATTCAATCATTTCTTCcaatgcaatgcaatgcaatattgtatattgatttgttttggcagttcattctagtgatgctgaagaagagtgatggatgtcagtcgaaacgtccagaagtaaatctctgaGCTGAGCTGcctttgaatattgcttacctggatgtctaaacttcattaACATACCTTTGTGCTGTTACTTGTAATCCTGCAAGATTTTACCTCCAATTTGAAAAGAATTTCTCTCCCGTTGTTATATTGTATAATTAATATGTTGACTACCAACAACCTAATGTTGGTCATAAAAGAACGTGCCCTTTGCAATACAGAATGCCTTAGTTTGCTGAAATGTTATGACTTGTTGTACTAGATTCTTCATACATTTTCAGTCATCCATCAAAGTGTGACAAAGCAGGTCTGTGGGACCTTTTAGCTAGGTACACATATTAACATGTTATGCTCAAAAGCACTTAGTAAGCAGATTTTCCCAGACAGCACAGCAATCACAGCTAAACGCACCATTTACACTTGACCATCACACGAAAGGTTACCAGAGTTCATTCTACATTCCTGGTGTTGTACACAAGGCCAAGCCCATTGACAAATGTTTAAAgcaatgtacaaacacacaacacaacatgcaatattttgcatttcttatgttctaaatgCTCTTgaacaaagagagaaagaaagagagaaggaaagaaagaaggaagaaagattgaaagaaagaaaaagagaatgaaagaatgaaaaagtaagaatgaaggaaagaaaaaaatttgaaagaaagaatgaaagagaacaaaagaaaaagatggaaagaaagaaagaaagaaagatcaaAACCATCATGATTGATGAACATCTTAGACAATTCGAATGCTTAATCAAATGCAAAAACATTAAATTAAATACACTGTACAACTTACCATATACTAGAGCTGGCGATCAACTAAGGTTTCCCTTGTGCATTGCTGCAAACTTGTGTATCCTCGGCCCACACTGGAAAAGGTTGAATGAAGAGTGTTACATGAATTACAGACCTCTCAATATGACACAACACAATGATAGCTTCTAGACATTATGTCATATACTCATTTCCAAAAAAGCACCCTAAACTTGCTTGTTGGGAAAGCCTTTCCTTCCTTAGACGCAGCACTTTTAGTAAAAACAACATATCCACGGTTGTTTGACATAGATGCAGCAGCGTCAACTCTACAGGAAGTATTGGCATTGGCAAAGCtaaaaaccacagcaaaagcTTAGGACTAATGAGTAATGTGACATCATCCCGACTACATCAAAGACATTATTGTCCTAACGATACCAGTTAGACGTCACCGTTAtgttacagggctcgaaatacaggggttttgtgcacccaggtgcacccaaaattggagctgtgcacccaattattttctgtgggtgcacagggtgcacctaaatGTTTTTATgggcttatgtatgttaagatgtcagtatactaagtaaacaccatattcttgatatctgtgttagaaagataatagaatgactgtcatagtacttccgatttctgaagagctccgttcaaattactaatttagtaggtttgcaattaggatattctgatattctactttattttatttggtgcacccaaaaatattttggtgcacccaattttctaggttgggtgcaccagtgcacctattcccaaaaatgaatttcgagccctgtgttaTCATGCAAAATCAAAGTGTCAGCAGGAAAAAGTTAAGCCTCCATGCAGACATGTCAGCAGGATAATAAAAGGAAAGAATTTGGGCAAATAGGGACAAATGagttttcagtcagtcttttgcagtctatctgCTGGCTGGTCAGTTCAAATTAACTCCATACTAGAcctttattcctaacttgaccAAAGTCCCCTATAACGTTAACTATTCGGTCAAGTGGGAATTTGGTAGAGACAAAGGGAAAAAGGCTGACTGGCAAGTTTGAATGGTAATTATTGCACTCAGAATGGTTAATTCCGGAATAGAAGTTGCACTTCTATGAAAATGACTGCaatatagtttattgcaaattcttgcccgtgggctaattgcagttaacataaaaagattcaaacaaatgtacacgatacaaaatcacaagtgtctactctaatctaaagctagtaaaatctaactctagatcctgggttaatGGGTTCGACTCCTTATATAATAAATATAATGGGAACGAAATGTTTAGAAAAAGAATGTTAACTCATTTGGCAAATTTCCATGCTGATACCAATGAACAAAATAATCATTTTACTGCTGATAAACAAGGCATTGAGTTTGAATTTGGAGATTACCAATAAGGTTGTGTTTGgcagagattaaaaaaaatggttacGTATGTCACGGTATGTGTTAATCTTCCCTTTCAAGGACTCAAAAACGTGtacatacaatatgtacatgtactctcatTCAGCCTTCAAGTTGACcattattaaaaacaacaacttctgTCATGCCATGGACTGAGGGGGTGAAaaccatgcccgtagccaggatttcggttgaaatcttgaccctgtGAAacgctattttctgcattttgactAGCAAAATTTGCTGGAAGACTAAGCCAAGTTTAACGGAATTTCTATCATAGATATACAAGGCTGTCGACTCCCCCCAAAATATGTTCACCATGTCCAACAGCGAAGAtgcgaggcgtcgcaatggaggtccgggaaattttgaaacctggaccctctgaaatgctatttcctgcaatttCTGGGAAAAATTTTGCTAATAGACTCACTGAAAATTCTATCATTGAAAAATGCCAGTCAGTCCACCTATGAAAGAAAATCTTGGACTGTAAAActaaaaagtggacctttgagtgtgaaaaagtggaccttttggCATGTGtgtcttccgaaccccccgaaccccccctggctacgggcatgaaaACAACTGCTGTTTGGAAATGCTGATTTCCGT harbors:
- the LOC118405478 gene encoding ankyrin-3-like: MFCLAFAHGPNMQTMRPSSHLFVNPELTTSSSSYCTITSSMESSTQSESFPGAVHPQRVSPEESICNTFWRPRLTFHSFQHGRSLVDFGSLWPDGDHLRILVGEIHTNTSLQGAVLYLCKLVLRCGPVRVLKALVEQKIIGPDQRFEPLGGTMMHLACVAQNPEAVSYLTSVGVNLKAQDRNGRTADQVCYCPKTRKILQPFKSAMQAVAQPSPRKKSVAYVSVQQKQDIFSLAEEGHYDELQIKLQTMEFDVNNEKSAEGDLLIHIAAAGGVDQLDLLMTLVCIQGADVNAYNGKGLTPLCLAADLGHAITVEVLICILGADPNKCDLVRGWTPLHYAASHNYMDIVSCLLKRGADVNLESYNGLRPDDVAKRYDAADCTEIIGSKRTERCRYYRHLVQEGQLLGKDLTRRDLFVTDMTGSTLLMVAAENNRVENMLVLLGMEECPIDAQHERSGCTALAIAAREGHAEAVRTLLEHGANPSIPDVEGLLPVHHACRNRCFIVVEIISHYRQGLTGLEQALKLATTPEIQSAVRYAIDRRQSELITPLLFECAINGDADRLFCTLESGDEVNQTTGAGDWPMYLAAENGHLDVMKILYERNGDISRLHKASKNTVLHVACTRGHLHVAKYVLQFCRKSQGGSPALLDVNAVNAAGLTALQLAAEKGYSRIVRVLLQNGATTALLDAYGELLQPDCYSRIVRVLLQNGATTALLDAYGELFSCPQYQGVQMLIETHRKRHLERILECLEHRDLLEDAGRLFSMPEKHTQASGLLFLETVFQDLWRKLQRIMDTLRNKKGLPQLKTIWQPPFDHNMRSHDGDTPLMVACSHGNLDYCTYSNNSCVRGQLSV